A genomic stretch from Falco cherrug isolate bFalChe1 chromosome 1, bFalChe1.pri, whole genome shotgun sequence includes:
- the LOC102052250 gene encoding uncharacterized protein LOC102052250 isoform X3: protein MLAVRGAGAALRRGPVACGGGRGWGRAAGLPPWPRCPPPLAVDLRSDTVTRPSAGMRRAMARAAVGDDDYGEDPAVNELQRLAAGILGMEEALFVPTVTMANLIAVMCHCQRRGGQLLLGRDAHLHLYEHGGAAQVAGVHSQALPDLPDGTFDLDQLELTIREAHGSRYHLRPELICLENTHSSAGGRVLPLTYLQQVRGLADCYGLRVHMDGARLMNAAVAQDVEPAHITQHCDSVSLCFSKGLGAPAGAVLAGRREFVDEAWRARKLLGGGMRQAGVLAAAARVGLGHMEATLRRDHNNARRFAEGIQELNSPLCSINLKAVETNIVMVSIRGDWPSPAELCEQLRAVSEEEVAETGQAVSVLLFPWSARTVRAVWHHDVSARDTELAKNKLEFVARKCQEKLARGLWPTSPSAGGA, encoded by the exons ATGCTGGCGGTGCGGGGCGCGGGCGCGGCGCTGCGGCGGGGGCCGGTTGCctgcggcgggggccggggctggggccgtgCAGCCGGGCTCCCCCcctggccccgctgccccccgccgctcGCCGTGGACCTGCGGAGCGACACGGTGACCCGGCCCAGCGCGGGGATGCGCCGCGCCATGGCCCGCGCCGCCGTGGGCGACGATGACTACGGGGAGGACCCAGCAGTCAACG agctgcagcgcCTGGCCGCAGGGATCCTGGGGATGGAGGAGGCTCTTTTTGTGCCTACGGTCACGATGGCAAACCTCATTGCCG tGATGTGCCACTGCCAGCGCCGGGGGGGGCAGCTGCTCCTGGGCCGGGACGCCCACCTGCACCTCTACGAGCACGGCGGGGCCGCGCAG GTTGCTGGCGTCCACTCCCAGGCACTGCCGGACCTGCCAGATGGCACCTTCGACCTGGACCAGCTGGAGCTGACCATCCGCGAGGCCCATGGCAGCCGGTACCACCTGCGTCCCGAGCTCATCTGCCTGGAGAACACGCACAGCTCGGCGGGGGGCCGGGTCCTGCCCCTCACCTACCTCCAGCAG GTCCGTGGGCTTGCTGACTGCTATGGGCTACGGGTGCACATGGACGGGGCACGGCTGATGAACGCGGCAGTGGCTCAGGACGTGGAGCCAGCTCACATCACCCAGCACTGTGActctgtgtccctgtgcttCTCCAAG GGCCTGGGTGCCCCGGCTGGTGCGGTGCTGGCTGGACGCAGGGAGTTCGTCGATGAGGCCTGGCGTGCACGGAAGCTGCTGGGTGGGGGCATGCGGCAGGCAGGCGTGCTGGCAGCCGCTGCCCGCGTTGGACTGGGGCACATGGAGGCAACACTGCGCAGAGACCACAACAACGCCCGACGCTTTGCTGAAG GCATCCAGGAGCTGAACTCACCCCTCTGCTCCATCAACCTCAAGGCGGTGGAGACAAACATTGTGATGGTGAGCATCAGGGGGGACTGGCCGtcccctgcagagctctgcGAGCAGCTGCGGGCAGTAAGTGAGGAGGAGGTGGCCGAGACTGGCCAAGCTGTCAGTGTCCTGCTGTTCCCCTGGTCAGCACGCACTGTGCGTGCGGTCTGGCACCACGATGTCTCGGCCCGTGACACTGAGCTCGCAAAGAACAAGCTGGAGTTTGTGGCCAGAAAGTGCCAGGAGAAGCTGGCCCGGGGACTGTGGCCAACTTCTCCGAGCGCAGGGGGAGCCTGA
- the LOC102052250 gene encoding uncharacterized protein R102.4-like isoform X2, giving the protein MLAVRGAGAALRRGPVACGGGRGWGRAAGLPPWPRCPPPLAVDLRSDTVTRPSAGMRRAMARAAVGDDDYGEDPAVNELQRLAAGILGMEEALFVPTVTMANLIAGVCCMLCAAWDLPCACTREGRPCPPAAAGSPQPTLPAPLGQSGRPVPAGGRAAACPAFLHRSDQRGQPVGPWLSLPGLLHVLPAVPPPSRPLSLPVMCHCQRRGGQLLLGRDAHLHLYEHGGAAQVAGVHSQALPDLPDGTFDLDQLELTIREAHGSRYHLRPELICLENTHSSAGGRVLPLTYLQQVRGLADCYGLRVHMDGARLMNAAVAQDVEPAHITQHCDSVSLCFSKGLGAPAGAVLAGRREFVDEAWRARKLLGGGMRQAGVLAAAARVGLGHMEATLRRDHNNARRFAEGIQELNSPLCSINLKAVETNIVMGAPKSRARHPQPQRPPAVLGLWAPHVQGCSSGETDPEGWSGHKINMFWQCCGCAGCFLLSMLLS; this is encoded by the exons ATGCTGGCGGTGCGGGGCGCGGGCGCGGCGCTGCGGCGGGGGCCGGTTGCctgcggcgggggccggggctggggccgtgCAGCCGGGCTCCCCCcctggccccgctgccccccgccgctcGCCGTGGACCTGCGGAGCGACACGGTGACCCGGCCCAGCGCGGGGATGCGCCGCGCCATGGCCCGCGCCGCCGTGGGCGACGATGACTACGGGGAGGACCCAGCAGTCAACG agctgcagcgcCTGGCCGCAGGGATCCTGGGGATGGAGGAGGCTCTTTTTGTGCCTACGGTCACGATGGCAAACCTCATTGCCG GGGTCTGCTGCATGCTGTGTGCTGCATGGGACCTGCCGTGTGCATGCACCAGGGAGGGCAGGCCGTGCCCCCCAGCCGCTGCGGGCAGCCCCCAGCCGACActcccagcacctctgggacaGAGCGGGCGCCCCGTGCCCGCAGGAGGCCGCGCTGCTGCGTGCCCAGCCTTCCTGCATCGGAGCGACCAGCGCGGGCAGCCCGTGGGCCCCTGGCTGAGCCTGCCTGGGCTCCTGCACGTGCTGCCCGCAGTGCCCCCTCCCTCACGgcccctctccctcccagtGATGTGCCACTGCCAGCGCCGGGGGGGGCAGCTGCTCCTGGGCCGGGACGCCCACCTGCACCTCTACGAGCACGGCGGGGCCGCGCAG GTTGCTGGCGTCCACTCCCAGGCACTGCCGGACCTGCCAGATGGCACCTTCGACCTGGACCAGCTGGAGCTGACCATCCGCGAGGCCCATGGCAGCCGGTACCACCTGCGTCCCGAGCTCATCTGCCTGGAGAACACGCACAGCTCGGCGGGGGGCCGGGTCCTGCCCCTCACCTACCTCCAGCAG GTCCGTGGGCTTGCTGACTGCTATGGGCTACGGGTGCACATGGACGGGGCACGGCTGATGAACGCGGCAGTGGCTCAGGACGTGGAGCCAGCTCACATCACCCAGCACTGTGActctgtgtccctgtgcttCTCCAAG GGCCTGGGTGCCCCGGCTGGTGCGGTGCTGGCTGGACGCAGGGAGTTCGTCGATGAGGCCTGGCGTGCACGGAAGCTGCTGGGTGGGGGCATGCGGCAGGCAGGCGTGCTGGCAGCCGCTGCCCGCGTTGGACTGGGGCACATGGAGGCAACACTGCGCAGAGACCACAACAACGCCCGACGCTTTGCTGAAG GCATCCAGGAGCTGAACTCACCCCTCTGCTCCATCAACCTCAAGGCGGTGGAGACAAACATTGTGATG GGAGCACCCAAAAGCAGAGCcagacacccccagccccaaaggCCACCTGCTGTGCTTGGCCTATGGGCACCACATGTGCAAGGATGCAGCAGTGGGGAGACTGATCCTGAGGGATGGTCGGGGCACAAAATAAACATGTTctggcagtgctgtggctgtgcaggaTGTTTTCTCCTAAGCATGCTCCTCTCCTGA
- the LOC102052250 gene encoding uncharacterized protein R102.4-like isoform X1 has translation MLAVRGAGAALRRGPVACGGGRGWGRAAGLPPWPRCPPPLAVDLRSDTVTRPSAGMRRAMARAAVGDDDYGEDPAVNELQRLAAGILGMEEALFVPTVTMANLIAGVCCMLCAAWDLPCACTREGRPCPPAAAGSPQPTLPAPLGQSGRPVPAGGRAAACPAFLHRSDQRGQPVGPWLSLPGLLHVLPAVPPPSRPLSLPVMCHCQRRGGQLLLGRDAHLHLYEHGGAAQVAGVHSQALPDLPDGTFDLDQLELTIREAHGSRYHLRPELICLENTHSSAGGRVLPLTYLQQVRGLADCYGLRVHMDGARLMNAAVAQDVEPAHITQHCDSVSLCFSKGLGAPAGAVLAGRREFVDEAWRARKLLGGGMRQAGVLAAAARVGLGHMEATLRRDHNNARRFAEGIQELNSPLCSINLKAVETNIVMVSIRGDWPSPAELCEQLRAVSEEEVAETGQAVSVLLFPWSARTVRAVWHHDVSARDTELAKNKLEFVARKCQEKLARGLWPTSPSAGGA, from the exons ATGCTGGCGGTGCGGGGCGCGGGCGCGGCGCTGCGGCGGGGGCCGGTTGCctgcggcgggggccggggctggggccgtgCAGCCGGGCTCCCCCcctggccccgctgccccccgccgctcGCCGTGGACCTGCGGAGCGACACGGTGACCCGGCCCAGCGCGGGGATGCGCCGCGCCATGGCCCGCGCCGCCGTGGGCGACGATGACTACGGGGAGGACCCAGCAGTCAACG agctgcagcgcCTGGCCGCAGGGATCCTGGGGATGGAGGAGGCTCTTTTTGTGCCTACGGTCACGATGGCAAACCTCATTGCCG GGGTCTGCTGCATGCTGTGTGCTGCATGGGACCTGCCGTGTGCATGCACCAGGGAGGGCAGGCCGTGCCCCCCAGCCGCTGCGGGCAGCCCCCAGCCGACActcccagcacctctgggacaGAGCGGGCGCCCCGTGCCCGCAGGAGGCCGCGCTGCTGCGTGCCCAGCCTTCCTGCATCGGAGCGACCAGCGCGGGCAGCCCGTGGGCCCCTGGCTGAGCCTGCCTGGGCTCCTGCACGTGCTGCCCGCAGTGCCCCCTCCCTCACGgcccctctccctcccagtGATGTGCCACTGCCAGCGCCGGGGGGGGCAGCTGCTCCTGGGCCGGGACGCCCACCTGCACCTCTACGAGCACGGCGGGGCCGCGCAG GTTGCTGGCGTCCACTCCCAGGCACTGCCGGACCTGCCAGATGGCACCTTCGACCTGGACCAGCTGGAGCTGACCATCCGCGAGGCCCATGGCAGCCGGTACCACCTGCGTCCCGAGCTCATCTGCCTGGAGAACACGCACAGCTCGGCGGGGGGCCGGGTCCTGCCCCTCACCTACCTCCAGCAG GTCCGTGGGCTTGCTGACTGCTATGGGCTACGGGTGCACATGGACGGGGCACGGCTGATGAACGCGGCAGTGGCTCAGGACGTGGAGCCAGCTCACATCACCCAGCACTGTGActctgtgtccctgtgcttCTCCAAG GGCCTGGGTGCCCCGGCTGGTGCGGTGCTGGCTGGACGCAGGGAGTTCGTCGATGAGGCCTGGCGTGCACGGAAGCTGCTGGGTGGGGGCATGCGGCAGGCAGGCGTGCTGGCAGCCGCTGCCCGCGTTGGACTGGGGCACATGGAGGCAACACTGCGCAGAGACCACAACAACGCCCGACGCTTTGCTGAAG GCATCCAGGAGCTGAACTCACCCCTCTGCTCCATCAACCTCAAGGCGGTGGAGACAAACATTGTGATGGTGAGCATCAGGGGGGACTGGCCGtcccctgcagagctctgcGAGCAGCTGCGGGCAGTAAGTGAGGAGGAGGTGGCCGAGACTGGCCAAGCTGTCAGTGTCCTGCTGTTCCCCTGGTCAGCACGCACTGTGCGTGCGGTCTGGCACCACGATGTCTCGGCCCGTGACACTGAGCTCGCAAAGAACAAGCTGGAGTTTGTGGCCAGAAAGTGCCAGGAGAAGCTGGCCCGGGGACTGTGGCCAACTTCTCCGAGCGCAGGGGGAGCCTGA
- the AFMID gene encoding kynurenine formamidase isoform X3: MGAQARKFLFPSTYRTALLSRRAPRARLLTGTSPRYRPVSQPGGPASAPPFGRPMEAWRLRLRLAPGAANGSRAARGSRGGIGIGVGVAIGIGPGRSMGGWRDMPAEALEEQYSPSRWSPRLGTDAVIQAHLAATAAGTQRARDGAQTSLHVPYGDGEGEKLDIYFPMEPSGTFPVLVYIHGGYWQCLSKEESGFMVPPLVSQGVAVVAVGYDIAPKGAVLVSGVYDLEPILHTYVNDVLNMSWEVAQRNSPMLYIAPPGPAAAACEVLVAVAQHDSPEFRRQSQEYGQALRAAGWSVSLLDLAGMDHFDIIEKLSEDSYVLTQVILNMISRA; this comes from the exons ATGGGGGCACAGGCGCGAAAATTCTTATTTCCCTCCACGTACCGGACCGCGCTGCTTTCCCGGCGTGCACCGCGCGCCCGCCTGCTCACCGGCACGTCCCCCAGGTATCGCCCAGTCAGCCAGCCAGGTGGCCCCGCCTCAGCCCCGCCCTTTGGGAGGCCAATGGAGGCGTGGCGGCTCCGCCTCCGCCTCGCCCCCGGAGCAGCCAATGGGAGCAGGGCAGCGCGGGGCAGCCGCGGCGGGATCGGGATCGGGGTCGGGGTCGCGATCGGGATCGGGCCCGGGCGCAGCATGGGGGGATGGCGGGACATGCCGGCGGAG GCGCTGGAGGAGCAGTACTCCCCTAGCCGCTGGTCCCCCCGTCTGGGCACGGACGCCGTCATCCAGGCCCACCTGGCGGCGACGGCGGCAG GAACGCAGCGGGCCCGGGACGGTGCGCAGACCTCGCTGCACGTCCCCTACGGCGACGGGGAGGGGGAGAAACTGGACATCTATTTTCCTATGGAACCTTCTGGAA CCTTCCCGGTCCTGGTCTACATCCACGGCGGATACTGGCAGTGCCTGAG TAAAGAGGAGTCGGGGTTCATGGTCCCCCCACTGGTGTCGCAGGGTGTGGCGGTGGTGGCGGTGGGTTATGACATAGCCCCCAAAG GAGCTGTGCTGGTGAGCGGTGTGTACGACCTGGAGCCCATCCTGCACACCTATGTCAATGATGTGCTGAACATGAGCTG GGAGGTTGCCCAGAGGAACAGCCCTATGCTGTACATTGCTCCACCAGGGCCTGCAGCTGCGGCCTGCGAGGTGCTCGTGGCTGTGGCCCAGCACGACTCGCCGGAGTTTCGCAGGCAGTCACAGGAGTACGGCCAG GCCCTGCGTGCAGCCGGCTGGTCTGTCTCCCTGCTGGATCTTGCCGGCATGGATCACTTTGACATCATTGAGAAGCTGTCAGAGGACAGCTATGTTCTCACGCAG GTGATTCTGAATATGATTTCAAGAGCTTGA
- the AFMID gene encoding kynurenine formamidase isoform X1 yields MGAQARKFLFPSTYRTALLSRRAPRARLLTGTSPRYRPVSQPGGPASAPPFGRPMEAWRLRLRLAPGAANGSRAARGSRGGIGIGVGVAIGIGPGRSMGGWRDMPAEALEEQYSPSRWSPRLGTDAVIQAHLAATAAGTQRARDGAQTSLHVPYGDGEGEKLDIYFPMEPSGTFPVLVYIHGGYWQCLSKEESGFMVPPLVSQGVAVVAVGYDIAPKGRMDTMVLQVRRSLAFLVEQYPGIRGIYLCGHSAGAHLAAMVLSTDWMEYGVVLDIKGAVLVSGVYDLEPILHTYVNDVLNMSWEVAQRNSPMLYIAPPGPAAAACEVLVAVAQHDSPEFRRQSQEYGQALRAAGWSVSLLDLAGMDHFDIIEKLSEDSYVLTQVILNMISRA; encoded by the exons ATGGGGGCACAGGCGCGAAAATTCTTATTTCCCTCCACGTACCGGACCGCGCTGCTTTCCCGGCGTGCACCGCGCGCCCGCCTGCTCACCGGCACGTCCCCCAGGTATCGCCCAGTCAGCCAGCCAGGTGGCCCCGCCTCAGCCCCGCCCTTTGGGAGGCCAATGGAGGCGTGGCGGCTCCGCCTCCGCCTCGCCCCCGGAGCAGCCAATGGGAGCAGGGCAGCGCGGGGCAGCCGCGGCGGGATCGGGATCGGGGTCGGGGTCGCGATCGGGATCGGGCCCGGGCGCAGCATGGGGGGATGGCGGGACATGCCGGCGGAG GCGCTGGAGGAGCAGTACTCCCCTAGCCGCTGGTCCCCCCGTCTGGGCACGGACGCCGTCATCCAGGCCCACCTGGCGGCGACGGCGGCAG GAACGCAGCGGGCCCGGGACGGTGCGCAGACCTCGCTGCACGTCCCCTACGGCGACGGGGAGGGGGAGAAACTGGACATCTATTTTCCTATGGAACCTTCTGGAA CCTTCCCGGTCCTGGTCTACATCCACGGCGGATACTGGCAGTGCCTGAG TAAAGAGGAGTCGGGGTTCATGGTCCCCCCACTGGTGTCGCAGGGTGTGGCGGTGGTGGCGGTGGGTTATGACATAGCCCCCAAAG GCCGCATGGACACCATGGTGCTGCAGGTGCGGCGCAGCCTTGCCTTCCTGGTGGAGCAGTACCCCGGCATCAG AGGCATTTACCTGTGCGGACACTCAGCAGGGGCACACCTGGCAGCCATGGTGCTGTCCACGGACTGGATGGAATATGGAGTGGTGCTGGATATCAAAG GAGCTGTGCTGGTGAGCGGTGTGTACGACCTGGAGCCCATCCTGCACACCTATGTCAATGATGTGCTGAACATGAGCTG GGAGGTTGCCCAGAGGAACAGCCCTATGCTGTACATTGCTCCACCAGGGCCTGCAGCTGCGGCCTGCGAGGTGCTCGTGGCTGTGGCCCAGCACGACTCGCCGGAGTTTCGCAGGCAGTCACAGGAGTACGGCCAG GCCCTGCGTGCAGCCGGCTGGTCTGTCTCCCTGCTGGATCTTGCCGGCATGGATCACTTTGACATCATTGAGAAGCTGTCAGAGGACAGCTATGTTCTCACGCAG GTGATTCTGAATATGATTTCAAGAGCTTGA
- the AFMID gene encoding kynurenine formamidase isoform X2 yields the protein MGAQARKFLFPSTYRTALLSRRAPRARLLTGTSPRYRPVSQPGGPASAPPFGRPMEAWRLRLRLAPGAANGSRAARGSRGGIGIGVGVAIGIGPGRSMGGWRDMPAEALEEQYSPSRWSPRLGTDAVIQAHLAATAAGTQRARDGAQTSLHVPYGDGEGEKLDIYFPMEPSGTFPVLVYIHGGYWQCLSKEESGFMVPPLVSQGVAVVAVGYDIAPKGRMDTMVLQVRRSLAFLVEQYPGIRGIYLCGHSAGAHLAAMVLSTDWMEYGVVLDIKGAVLVSGVYDLEPILHTYVNDVLNMSWACSCGLRGARGCGPARLAGVSQAVTGVRPGPACSRLVCLPAGSCRHGSL from the exons ATGGGGGCACAGGCGCGAAAATTCTTATTTCCCTCCACGTACCGGACCGCGCTGCTTTCCCGGCGTGCACCGCGCGCCCGCCTGCTCACCGGCACGTCCCCCAGGTATCGCCCAGTCAGCCAGCCAGGTGGCCCCGCCTCAGCCCCGCCCTTTGGGAGGCCAATGGAGGCGTGGCGGCTCCGCCTCCGCCTCGCCCCCGGAGCAGCCAATGGGAGCAGGGCAGCGCGGGGCAGCCGCGGCGGGATCGGGATCGGGGTCGGGGTCGCGATCGGGATCGGGCCCGGGCGCAGCATGGGGGGATGGCGGGACATGCCGGCGGAG GCGCTGGAGGAGCAGTACTCCCCTAGCCGCTGGTCCCCCCGTCTGGGCACGGACGCCGTCATCCAGGCCCACCTGGCGGCGACGGCGGCAG GAACGCAGCGGGCCCGGGACGGTGCGCAGACCTCGCTGCACGTCCCCTACGGCGACGGGGAGGGGGAGAAACTGGACATCTATTTTCCTATGGAACCTTCTGGAA CCTTCCCGGTCCTGGTCTACATCCACGGCGGATACTGGCAGTGCCTGAG TAAAGAGGAGTCGGGGTTCATGGTCCCCCCACTGGTGTCGCAGGGTGTGGCGGTGGTGGCGGTGGGTTATGACATAGCCCCCAAAG GCCGCATGGACACCATGGTGCTGCAGGTGCGGCGCAGCCTTGCCTTCCTGGTGGAGCAGTACCCCGGCATCAG AGGCATTTACCTGTGCGGACACTCAGCAGGGGCACACCTGGCAGCCATGGTGCTGTCCACGGACTGGATGGAATATGGAGTGGTGCTGGATATCAAAG GAGCTGTGCTGGTGAGCGGTGTGTACGACCTGGAGCCCATCCTGCACACCTATGTCAATGATGTGCTGAACATGAGCTG GGCCTGCAGCTGCGGCCTGCGAGGTGCTCGTGGCTGTGGCCCAGCACGACTCGCCGGAGTTTCGCAGGCAGTCACAGGAGTACGGCCAG GCCCTGCGTGCAGCCGGCTGGTCTGTCTCCCTGCTGGATCTTGCCGGCATGGATCACTTTGA
- the TK1 gene encoding thymidine kinase, cytosolic yields the protein MNCLTVPGVHPGSPSRPRGQIQVIFGPMFSGKSTELMRRVRRFQLAQHRCLLVKYTKDTRYCSSGVSTHDKNIMEALPACLLKDVYQEALSSAVIGIDEGQFFPDIVEFCEMMANAGKTVIVAALDGTFQRKAFGSILNLVPLAESVVKLNAVCMECYREASYTKRLGAEREVEVIGGADKYHSVCRTCYFCKRPQQPGLENKENMPMGVKQLDMAASWKIFAS from the exons ATGAACTGTCTCACGGTGCCCGGCGTCCACCCCGGCTCGCCCAGCCGCCCGCGCGGGCAGATCCAG GTGATCTTCGGACCCATGTTCTCTGGGAAGAG CACGGAGCTCATGCGGCGGGTGCGTCGGTTCCAGCTCGCTCAGCACCGATGCCTGCTGGTGAAGTACACCAAGGACACACGCTACTGCAGCTCTGGCGTCTCTACACACGACAA GAACATCATGGaggccctgccagcctgccttcTCAAGGACGTGTACCAGGAGGCACTGAGCTCTGCGGTCATTGGCATTGATGAGGGCCAGTTT TTCCCAGACATCGTGGAGTTCTGTGAGATGATGGCCAATGCTGGGAAAACTGTCATTGTTGCTGCTCTTGATGGGACTTTTCAGAGAAAG GCCTTTGGGAGCATCCTGAACCTGGTGCCGCTGGCAGAGAGCGTGGTGAAGCTGAACGCCGTGTGCATGGAGTGCTACAGAGAAGCCTCCTACACAAagaggctgggagcagagagggag GTTGAAGTGATTGGAGGAGCAGACAAGTACCACTCTGTCTGCCGAACCTGCTACTTCTGCAAGAGGCCTCAGCAGCCTGGGTTGGAAAACAAGGAGAACATGCCTATGGGGGTGAAGCAACTGGATATGGCGGCCTCCTGGAAGATCTTTGCTTCTTGA
- the SYNGR2 gene encoding synaptogyrin-2, protein MEGGSGGAYGAAKAGGAFDLGRFVQQPQVLARIVSAVFALVVFSCLVGEGYTNIPSSSQLFCIFNHNEDACRYGIGISILALLACIFFFMVDIYFPQISNTTDRKYLVLADLGFSGLWTFLWFIGFCFLTNQWAWTQAKDVYVGADSARAAITFSFFSIFTWGLLIAFAYKRYKMGVEDFAHNYVDPTPEVSTPYSSYPNISHESYQQPPFTHTAEAPEGYQPPPVY, encoded by the exons ATGGAGGGTGGCAGCGGCGGCGCGTACGGGGCGGCCAAGGCCGGCGGGGCATTCGACCTGGGCCGCTTCGTGCAGCAGCCGCAGGTCCTGGCGCGGATCGTCAGCGCG GTCTTCGCCCTGGTCGTCTTCTCCTGCCTGGTCGGGGAGGGCTATACCAACATCCCCAGCTCCTCGCAGCTCTTCTGCATCTTCAACCACAACGAGGACGCCTGCCGCTACGGCATCGGCATCAGCATCCTTGCCCTCCTCGCCTGCATCTTCTTCTTCATGGTGGACATCTACTTCCCCCAGATCAGCAACACCACTGACCGCAAGTACCTGGTCCTGGCAGATCTCGGCTTCTCAG gCCTCTGGACGTTCCTGTGGTTCATTGGCTTTTGTTTCTTGACCAACCAGTGGGCCTGGACGCAAGCCAAGGATGTGTACGTAGGGGCTGACTCGGCCCGCGCTGCCATCACCTTCAGCTTCTTCTCCATCTTCACCTGG GGCCTCCTGATCGCCTTCGCTTACAAAAGGTACAAAATGGGGGTGGAGGACTTTGCTCACAACTATGTCGACCCCACCCCAGAAGTTTCGACTCCCTACTCCAGCTACCCCAACATCAGCCACGAGAGCTACCAGCAGCCACCTTTCACCCACACGGCAGAAGCCCCAGAGGGTTACCAGCCCCCACCGGTGTACTGA
- the TMC6 gene encoding transmembrane channel-like protein 6 isoform X7: protein MSQPPCFALHVTEDTESDGQEPSPDNEGALHTSFHQLIQEQSSLVEAGLELEMQARGREHPALLAPPDACATACLEPEQGEQQLSYSSASLRILANMPSRTIGRSRGAIISKYYNRTARLRRRSSRPPLQQLCHAARPSLRQYDLETDPARATLEDKQSLLVKELLSLSPSQRGHMLLTVPLSLAEKRTLRQELSGQRGLLRQCTQHRASFSPCGWSKDYVVLALSPQCCRGLWYRLLSLLAAVQPWRYALKQISGRFGSSVLSYFLFLKTLLMFNIISFLILLVFVVALQAAYPPASASPQPFTSLELLTGAGYFTHSLLYYGYYSNATLNNPCTSSPNSSACPLTDPPLPYNMPLAYVFSIGVCFLITCILLVYSMSHSFGESYRVGSSTGDLAVKVFCAWDFKVIQKRSVKLQCENICTQLKELLAEQRSHSHSLSLCQRLRHSAVLLLAWALSLSTVLGCVLAVFYFSEHMHVVQQNQQAQGSSKQQKEAILLVLPLVVSLLNMLMPHLYNLLAMWEKQDSPVAQVYVAICRNLILKMVVLGLLCYQWLSRKVVCSMEEESHGGGETLLPAECHDRLKRWSCDNLMKFHTAKQVLGDMRGAGPVSLCGDGLHIHPAGHALRGAGLEVDLGEEAEEEAETRV, encoded by the exons ATGTCCCAGCCGCCCTGCTTTGCCCTTCACGTCACCGAGGACACCGAGAGCGATGG GCAGGAGCCAAGCCCGGACAACGAGGGAGCCCTGCACACCTCCTTCCACCAACTCAtccaggagcagagcagcttggtggagGCGGGTCTGGAGCTGGAGATGCAGGCAAGGGGCAGAG AGCACCCAGCCCTCCTGGCTCCCCCAGACGCCTgtgccacagcctgcctggagCCTGAGCAGGGcgagcagcagctcagctacTCCTCCGCTTCCCTGCGGATCCTCGCCAACATGCCCAGCCGCACCATCG GGCGCAGCCGCGGGGCCATCATTTCCAAGTACTACAACCGCACGGCCCGGCTGCGGCGCCGGAGCAGCCGCCCAccgctgcagcagctctgccatgcGGCACGGCCCAGCCTTCGGCAGTATGACCTGGAGACTGACCCTGCCAGGGCCACACTGGAAG ACAAGCAGAGCCTGCTGGTGAAAGAGCTGCTGAGCCTCTCGCCCAGCCAGCGCGGCCACATGCTGCTGACCGTGCCCCTCAGCCTGGCAGAGAAACGCACCCTCCG gcaggagctgagcgGGCAGAGGGGCCTCCTGCGGCAGTGCACCCAGCACCGggcctccttctctccctgtgGATGGTCCAAGGACTATGTTGTCCTT GCTCTCTCTCCCCAGTGCTGCCGAGGCCTCTGGTACAGGCTCCTCTCCCTGCTCgctgctgtgcagccctggCGCTATGCCCTGAAGCAGATCAGTGGACGCTTTGGCTCCAGTGTCCTCTCCTACTTCCTCTTCCTCAAGACACTCCTTATGTTCAACATCATCTCATTCCTCATCCTCCTGGTGTTCGTGGTAGCCCTGCAGGCTGCATATCCCCCTGCctcagccagcccccagcccttcACCAGCCTCGAGCTTCTCACAGGAGCG GGCTACTTCACTCACTCACTGCTCTACTATGGCTACTACAGCAACGCCACCCTCAACAACCcctgcacctccagccccaaTAGCAGTGCATGCCCTCTCACAGACCCTCCACTCCCATACAACATGCCTCTGGCCTACGTGTTCAGCATTGGGGTCTGCTTCCTCATCACCTGCATCCTGCTAGTGTACAG CATGTCCCATTCCTTTGGGGAGAGCTACCGTGTGGGCAGCTCCACGGGGGACCTGGCTGTCAAAGTCTTCTGTGCCTGGGACTTCAAGGTGATCCAGAAGCGCTCGGTGAAGCTGCAGTGTGAGAACATCTGCACACAGCTGAAG GAGCTGCTCGCAGAGCAGCGGTCCCACTCCCACTCCCTGAGCCTCTGCCAGCGCCTGAGGCACTCCGCTGTGCTTCTCCTGGCCTGGGCCCTCTCGCTGAGCACTGTGCTGGGCTGCGTGCTGGCTGTGTTCTACTTCTCAGAGCACATGCACGTG GTTCAGCAGAATCAACAAGCacaaggcagcagcaagcagcagaaggaagccaTCCTGCTGGTCCTGCCCCTTGTGGTGTCTCTCCTCAACATGCTGATGCCCCACCTGTACAACTTGCTGGCGATGTGGGAGAAGCAGGACTCCCCTGTGGCACAGGTCTATGTGGCAATCTGCAG gaacCTCATTCTGAAGATGGTGGTCCTCGGTCTGCTCTGCTACCAGTGGCTCAGCCGGAAAGTTGTCTGCTCGATGGAGGAG GAAAGTCATGGGGGTGGAGAGACCTTGTTGCCTGCTGAATGCCATGACAGGCTCAAAAGGTGGTCCTGTGACAACCTCATGAAGTTCCACACAGCCAAGCAAG